One segment of Antennarius striatus isolate MH-2024 chromosome 5, ASM4005453v1, whole genome shotgun sequence DNA contains the following:
- the rad54l2 gene encoding helicase ARIP4 produces the protein MSEEAISESDLEPSLNSGEEDLENEDGEDMEEDEDENDGDDEEDSVERSASAQSRTDAGRDGSDSNSATSREPSSEPPSRPTSRSSSRSPSRPTSRCQPSTSPENPSQRKKQKASKLTKSSKSSKASKPSKPSKPAHMRKNIRKLLKDDQLEAGTKAAQQEEMERRKRLEQQRKDFPTPSSTVPDSQLVDPASLLEVSHLVPALLSKQDVICLDSSGDEDEKVDPMLPAFAIRDDIIELSSGDEDALQISSESADEDADGANISEESSGAHVNDALNLPDAQGRVLVNINHPAEEKDLYLAPQLAKAVKPHQIGGIRFLYDNLVESLERYKTSSGFGCILAHSMGLGKTLQVISFIDILLRNTEAHTVLAIVPVNTLQNWLTEFNIWLPAQEALSPDIDPAVMTGRLFKVHVLNDEHKTTLARAKVVEDWSRDGGVLLMGYEMYRLLSMKKSFVMGKKRKSKKPAGPVIIDLDEEDRQQELMTGIERAIAQPGPDVVICDEGHRIKNYHASTSQALKNIRSRRRVVLTGYPLQNNLIEYWCMVDFVRPDFLGTRQEFSNMFERPILNGQCMDSTPQDVRLMRYRSHVLHSLLEGFVQRRGHDVLQNQLPSKEEHVILVRLSPIQRALYTEFMKRFREAGNSGWLGLNPLKAFCVCCKIWNHPDVLYEALQKENQANEQDLDLDDITSASNPRCPAAGTGLKVKAADSSHSKVNNTLPQFNPSQDRANQVITYEWAKDIMSKYQTGILENSAKMVLLFHLIDESVRKRDKILVFSQSLSTLAVIEDFLSKRPMPTDVGSSDNKNQNWVRNLNYYRLDGSTSASERERLINQFNDPENNTTWVFLLSTRAGCLGVNLIGANRVVVFDASWNPCHDAQAVCRVYRYGQRKPCYIYRLVCDFTLEKKIYDRQVSKQGMSDRVVDDLNPVLNFTRKEVESLLHFVEEEPGQVSLTSQEDMEVVMHQACQRYPHLITKRPFHHESLLVDRKESKLTKAEKRAAKKSYEDEKRASVPYSRPSYTPYYPTNDQGLTNIPAFNQRGWRPMVRPDDKPVASVRPIQSTPIPMMPRQVGMGMAGSSSASNLPVNFLQKAGVYVQRIVTTTDIVIPGTNSTTDVQARISAGESIHIIRGSKGTYIRTNDGRIFAIRSGKISRPVVGGSSASRDAQASQNHPVSNGCSSPVDPQPQSTNGEQQPSSPLSSEILQEISRYTSSTGDTGAGMETELPSPSESVRDDGSLQNNETNDLSRQIGNDLSSALEMRGSKRRSTESQGSAPIRGKRTSAATRFPGLSMGSGGLSFPPIGLNSSLLANLGPMSHPLLMGGSGGSSFLQTPGQTLADLQTMFPSAGSDLLRQSATGNGHLPTPSSSSLPVFSSGSTTIPMSSSPSAAPSSSLASGSLPPYLMNPNMASLLSSGFPLNYSQSLLSEPRMFPSPLLSGAGGFPVPSSSSSTSSFLSHFINPTSSLLGAALTQPDTHQSRDNGGSSSDDDVIEVTGQ, from the exons ATGTCTGAAGAGGCAATTTCAGAAAGTGACCTGGAGCCCAGCCTTAacagtggagaggaggatttgGAAAATGAGGACGGAGAGGAcatggaggaagatgaggatgaaaatgatGGAGACGATGAAGAAGATAGTGTTG AACGGTCTGCGAGTGCTCAAAGCAGAACAGACGCTGGCCGGGATGGCAGCGACTCTAATTCAGCTACCTCCAGAGAGCCATCCTCAGAGCCTCCTTCTCGGCCCACGTCCCGCTCGTCCTCCAGGTCCCCCTCTAGGCCCACCTCTCGTTGTCAGCCTTCAACCAGCCCGGAAAACCCGAGCCAGCGCAAGAAGCAAAAAGCCTCCAAACTCACTAAATCCTCAAAGTCTTCAAAAGCCTCCAAACCTTCTAAGCCATCTAAACCTGCACACATGAGAAAGAACATCAG AAAATTGCTGAAAGATGATCAACTGGAGGCTGGGACCAAGGCTGCTCAACAGGAGGAAATGGAGAGGCGGAAACGtctggagcagcagaggaaagaCTTCCCCACTCCATCCTCAACTGTCCCAGACTCTCAGCTTG TGGACCCTGCATCACTTCTAGAAGTATCTCATCTGGTCCCTGCTCTCCTGAGCAAGCAGGACGTGATCTGTCTTGACAGCAGTGGTGATGAAGACGAAAAAGTCGACCCCATGCTTCCTGCATTTGCTATCAGAGATG ATATAATTGAGCTTAGTTCTGGAGATGAGGATGCACTACAGATAAGCAGCGAGTCAGCAGATGAGGATGCTGATGGTGCTAACATCTCAGAGGAGAGCAGCGGGGCACATGTCAATGACGCTCTGAATCTGCCTGATGCTCAGGGTCGAGTTCTGGTGAATATCAATCATCCTGCAGAGGAGAAGGACCTTTACCTCGCTCCGCAGCTGGCAAAGGCTGTCAAGCCTCACCAG ATCGGAGGAATCCGGTTTCTCTACGATAACCTTGTTGAGTCTCTGGAACGATATAAGACCAGCAGTGGCTTTGGCTGCATCCTCGCTCACAGCATGGGCTTGGGCAAGACTCTGCAGGTCATTTCCTTCATTGATATCCTACTGAGGAATACTGAGGCTCACACTGTGCTGGCCATTGTTCCT GTGAACACTCTTCAGAACTGGTTGACAGAGTTTAACATCTGGCTCCCAGCCCAGGAAGCCCTTTCCCCTGACATTGACCCTGCAGTGATGACTGGCCGTTTATTTAAAGTTCACGTCCTCAATGATGAGCACAA AACGACACTGGCCAGAGCCAAGGTTGTTGAGGACTGGTCCAGAGATGGAGGGGTGTTGCTGATGGGTTATGAGATGTACCGCCTGCTGTCCATGAAAAAGAGCTTTGTTATGGGCAAGAAGAGGAAATCAAAGAAGCCTGCTGGGCCTGTCATCATCGACTTGGATGAAGAAGATAGACAACAGGAGCTCATGACAG GTATTGAAAGGGCCATAGCGCAGCCTGGGCCGGATGTGGTGATATGTGACGAAGGTCATCGTATTAAGAATTACCACGCCAGCACCTCACAGGCTCTGAAGAACATCCGCTCCCGGCGCCGAGTGGTGTTGACGGGTTATCCTTTGCAGAACAACCTCATTGAATACTGGTGCATGGTGGACTTTGTTAGACCAGACTTTTTAGGCACACGTCAAGAGTTCAGCAACATGTTTGAGAGACCGATTCTGAACGGGCAGTGTATGGATAGCACACCTCAAGATGTCCGCTTGATGCGCTACCGCAGCCACGTGCTTCACAGCCTGCTGGAGGGTTTTGTCCAGAG ACGGGGTCATGATGTACTGCAAAACCAGCTCCCTTCAAAAGAGGAGCATGTGATCTTGGTCCGACTCTCTCCCATTCAGAGGGCGTTGTATACTGAGTTCATGAAACGCTTTCGAGAAGCAGGGAACAGTGGCTGGCTTGGTCTGAATCCACTGAAAGCATTCTGCGTGTGCTGTAAG ATCTGGAATCACCCAGACGTTCTTTATGAAGCTCTACAAAAAGAGAACCAGGCCAACGAGCAGGACCTGGATCTCGACGACATCACTTCAGCTAGTAACCCCCGCTGCCCTGCAGCCGGCACTGGTCTGAAAGTCAAAGCAGCTGACTCAAGTCACAGCAAAGTTAACAACACCCTGCCACAATTCAATCCCTCCCAGGACAGAGCCAATCAAGTCATTACCTATGAATGG GCAAAGGACATAATGTCTAAGTACCAGACAGGAATTCTGGAGAACTCTGCTAAGATGGTTCTGCTCTTCCATTTGATTGATGAAAGTGtaagaaaaagagacaagatCTTAGTCTTTAG TCAAAGCTTGTCCACCCTGGCTGTCATTGAGGACTTCTTATCAAAGAGACCAATGCCAACGGACGTTGGTTCTTCTGACAACAAGAACCAAAACTGGGTTCGCAACCTCAATTACTACA GACTAGATGGGAGTACGTCTGCCTCGGAAAGAGAGCGCCTTATCAATCAGTTCAATGACCCGGAGAACAACACAACATGGGTTTTCCTACTTTCTACAAG AGCGGGGTGCTTGGGAGTAAACCTAATAGGAGCTAATCgcgttgttgtttttgatgccTCCTGGAATCCGTGTCACGATGCCCAAGCGGTGTGTAGAGTGTACCGCTATGGTCAGAGGAAGCCCTGCTACATTTACCGCCTTGTTTGTGATTTCACCTTGGAGAAGAAGATCTATGACAGACAAGTCTCCAAACAGGGCATGTCTG aCCGTGTGGTTGACGACCTGAACCCAGTGCTGAACTTCACTCGTAAGGAAGTGGAGTCGCTGCTTCATTTTGTAGAAGAGGAACCTGGTCAGGTCTCTCTGACCTCCCAGGAAGACATGGAAGTTGTGATGCACCAAGCTTGTCAGCGCTACCCACACCTCATTACCAAG CGACCTTTTCATCACGAGTCTTTGCTGGTGGATCGTAAGGAGTCTAAACTGACCAAAGCAGAGAAGAGAGCTGCCAAGAAGAGCTACGAGGATGAGAAACGAGCTTCTGTACCCTACTCCCGTCCATCATACACCCCCTATTACCCGACCAATGATCAGGGCCTCACAAACATACCAGCGTTTAACCAACGTGGCTG GCGTCCCATGGTACGGCCAGATGACAAGCCTGTAGCAAGTGTCAGACCCATCCAGTCAACACCAATCCCCATGATGCCTCGCCAGGTAGGCATGGGCATGGCTGGCTCCAGCTCTGCTTCCAACCTGCCTGTGAACTTTCTGCAGAAAGCTGGAGTGTATGTGCAGAGGATCGTCACCACAACtg ATATCGTGATCCCAGGAACTAACAGCACAACGGACGTTCAAGCTCGAATCAGTGCAGGAGAGAGCATCCATATCATCAGAGGATCTAAAG GTACTTACATCAGGACAAATGATGGAAGAATTTTTGCTATTCGATCTGGAAAGATCAGTAGACCAGTAGTCGGGGGATCCTCTGCTTCTAGAG ATGCCCAAGCATCCCAGAACCATCCTGTAAGTAACGGCTGTTCATCACCAGTAGATCCACAGCCACAATCCACCAATGGGGAGCAGCAGCCCTCCTCACCGTTAAGTTCTGAGATTCTCCAAGAGATCAGCCGCTACACCTCCTCAACAGGCGATACTGGGGCCGGCATGGAGACAGAACTGCCATCACCATCAGAATCGGTGAGGGATGACGGCAGTTTGCAAAACAATGAGACCAATGATCTCAGCAGGCAAATCGGTAACGACCTGAGCTCAGCTTTGGAGATGCGTGGCAGCAAACGTCGGAGTACTGAAAGCCAAGGCAGCGCGCCAATAAGAGGGAAACGCACTTCTGCAGCAACACGTTTCCCAGGACTGTCCATGGGCTCAGGTGGATTAAGTTTCCCTCCCATTGGTCTGAACTCCTCCCTACTGGCAAACCTTGGTCCCATGAGTCATCCACTCCTGATGGGTGGTAGTGGTGGATCCTCATTCCTTCAGACACCAGGACAAACACTAGCTGACCTCCAGACCATGTTCCCCTCTGCAGGGTCAGACCTACTGAGACAGTCGGCCACGGGGAACGGACACCTTCCCaccccctcttcatcttctctgcCTGTTTTCTCCTCTGGTTCCACCACCATCCCTATGTCATCCTCACCTTCTGCCGCACCTTCTTCGTCCCTGGCCTCTGGTTCTCTCCCTCCATACTTAATGAATCCCAACATGGCCAGCCTGCTCTCGTCAGGGTTCCCTCTCAACTACAGTCAGTCACTGCTGTCTGAGCCGAGGATGTTCCCCAGCCCGCTCCTGTCTGGAGCAGGAGGGTTCCCTGTGCCTAGCTCTAGCTCTTCTACATCCAGCTTTCTGTCACACTTCATCAATCCAACATCCAGCCTGCTGGGGGCTGCGCTGACCCAACCAGACACACATCAGAGTAGGGACAACGGCGGTAGTAgttctgatgatgatgtcatagaaGTAACAGGACAGTAA
- the cyb561d2 gene encoding transmembrane reductase CYB561D2 isoform X1 — MVHNKETEYEPWVYSHIRTAFTVLTHFICVGFTVFITVLSRPGSSLFSWHPFFMTLSFSFFMTEAILLFSPQGSLIRKFPHKTKGQVHWILQSACLCCAILGVTAIIYNKYLNDKPHFTSWHGLLGVITVFVVVWQSLAAVPLIYHSLVKGWSLAKLKRYHAASGLVTYLLGSISLLFGLNSTWFTASVSGYAWYLSALCPALTALVVMNQVTGAYMARKRLQS; from the exons ATGGTTCACAACAAGGAGACTGAATACGAGCCGTGGGTCTACAGTCACATCAGAACAGCTTTCACAGTGCTGACACACTTTATCTGCGTGGGCTTCACTGTGTTTATTACAGTTCTGTCCCGACCGGGGTCGA gtttGTTTTCCTGGCATCCCTTCTTTATGACACTATCA TTTTCCTTCTTCATGACTGAAGCCATACTGCTTTTTTCACCTCAAGGCTCTCTCATTAGGAAGTTTCCACACAAGACCAAAGGTCAAGTTCACTGGATCCTACAGTCAGCCTGCCTATGTTGTGCCATCCTGGGTGTGACAGCCATCATTTACAACAAATACTTGAATGATAAACCCCATTTTACTTCGTGGCACGGCCTGCTTGGTGTGATCACAGTGTTTGTGGTGGTTTGGCAGTCTTTGGCAGCTGTGCCACTCATTTACCACTCGTTGGTCAAAGGTTGGTCCCTCGCCAAGCTCAAACGCTACCACGCAGCATCAGGACTTGTCACTTACCTGCTCGGCAGCATAAGCCTACTCTTTGGCCTAAACTCAACCTGGTTCACTGCTTCGGTCAGTGGATACGCCTGGTACCTGTCAGCACTGTGCCCTGCTCTCACTGCTCTCGTCGTGATGAACCAAGTGACCGGCGCTTACATGGCTAGAAAACGGTTGCAGTCATGA
- the bap1 gene encoding ubiquitin carboxyl-terminal hydrolase BAP1 isoform X1 → MNKGWLELESDPGLFTLLVEDFGIKGVQVEEIYDLQSRCQSPVYGFIFLFKWIEERRSRRKVNTLVDETSVIDEEIVNDMFFAHQLIPNSCATHALLSVLLNCSGVELGTTLSRMKAFTKGFSPESKGYAIGNAPELARAHNSHARPEPRHLPEKQNGISAVRTMEAFHFVSYVPIKDRLFELDGLKAYPIDHGPWGEEEEWTDKARRVIMERIGLATAGEPYHDIRFNLMAVVPDRRMKYESKLEILKRNRQTVLEGLQKMIRLTQTELVHDKKEKDSSSPDDSTTTMKKEAEVEPATTQATEQPSSDSVDESGVQAKDGTGNSGNIKIMGKPAAPAGGGPQQVNSSNPIVQRLPAFLDNHNYAKSPMQEEEDLAAGVARSRMPGPPQPSYSDDEDDYEDEEEEVTGSTGTSSRFRRKVSLRSRTGRVGTGMESQIALTVLAEKLKKEAQRKDALNTPISVRTEGRTGGICITSASQPSPTPSNESTDTASEIGSAFNSPLRSPARSQAATRPSSPVASHLSRVLFGEDEMLRLDSRHNRAVRELGPSVSLALLHLQEDGVIFALPPSVDSAADGTKQPCTHEKTKDKEETSLVAGEKEGVNEGDEGPSVEVKEEEGKYGADLRGSKEKPIAVETTADSRPPGDKYSPKELLALLKCVEADIVNYEVYLKEEVEKRKKYKIDDQRRTHNYDEFICTFISMLAQEGMLASLVEQNISVRRRQGVSIGRLHKQRKPDRRKRSRPYKAKRQ, encoded by the exons atgaacaAAGGGTGGCTGGAGCTCGAGAGCGATCCAG GGCTGTTCACTTTGCTAGTGGAAGATTTTG GCATCAAAGGTGTCCAAGTGGAGGAAATATATGACCTTCAAAGCAGATGTCAAAG tcCTGTCTATGGGTTCATCTTCTTGTTCAAGTGGATCGAAGAACGTCGATCCAGGAGGAAGGTTAACACTCTGGTGGATGAGACCTCTGTCATTGATGAGGAAATTGTAAATGATATGTTCTTTGCTCATCAG CTGATACCAAATTCCTGCGCTACCCATGCTTTACTGAGTGTGCTTCTGAACTGCAGTGGTGTTGAACTCGGCACAACTCTTAGTCGTATGAAGGCTTTCACAAAAGGCTTTAGTCCAGAG AGTAAAGGTTACGCAATAGGGAATGCCCCGGAGCTTGCCAGAGCACATAACAGTCATGCCAG ACCGGAGCCCAGACACCTGCCTGAGAAACAGAATGGGATCAGTGCTGTGCGGACCATGGAAGCCTTTCACTTTGTTAGTTATGTGCCCATCAAAGACCGCCTCTTTGAACTTGATGGACTCAAAGCCTATCCCATTGACCATG GGCCctggggagaggaggaggaatggacAGATAAAGCTCGGCGGGTTATCATGGAGAGGATTGGGCTGGCTACTGCCGG TGAACCATACCATGACATTCGCTTCAACCTGATGGCAGTGGTGCCTGACCGTAGGATGAAGTATGAGTCCAAACTTGAAATTCTAAAGAGGAACCGACAGACTGTTCTGGAGGGTCTACAGAAG ATGATCCGACTCACTCAGACTGAGCTTGTCCATGACAAGAAGGAGAAGGACTCTTCCTCTCCTGATGATAGTACTACTACAATGAAGAAAGAGGCAGAGGTCGAACCAGCTACAACCCAGGCGACTGAGCAGCCATCTTCAG ATTCAGTGGATGAATCAGGAGTTCAGGCTAAAGATGGCACCGGCAACTCAGGCAACATTAAGATCATGGGCAAACCAGCAGCCCCTGCAGGAGGAGGTCCTCAGCAGGTCAACAGCTCAAACCCCATCGTCCAGCGCCTGCCTGCGTTCCTGGACAACCACAACTACGCCAAGTCTCCAATGCAG gaggaggaggatcttGCTGCTGGAGTTGCGCGCTCTCGAATGCCGGGACCCCCCCAACCCTCATAttcagatgatgaagatgactatgaggacgaggaagaggaagtaacAGGTTCCACAGGCACATCTAGCAG GTTTAGACGTAAGGTCAGTTTGCGTTCGCGAACGGGACGAGTTGGGACTGGAATGGAGAGCCAGATTGCACTCACGGTGTTGGCTGAGAAGCTGAAGAAAGAGGCCCAAAGGAAAGATGCCCTCAACACACCCATTTCTGTACGCACAGAAGGGCGCACTGGGGGCATTTGCATCACATCCGCTTCACAGCCTTCCCCAACTCCCAGCAACGAAAGTACCGACACAGCCTCTGAGATTGGCAGCGCTTTCAATTCCCCGCTGCGTTCACCCGCACGCTCTCAGGCTGCTACGCGCCCATCCAGTCCAGTTGCATCCCATCTGTCTCGTGTGCTGTTTGGAGAAGATGAGATGCTGAGGCTAGACTCCAGGCATAACCGAGCTGTTAGAGAACTGGGTCCCTCTGTCAGCTTAGCCTTGTTACAcctgcaggaggatggagtcATCTTTGCTCTCCCTCCATCTG TAGATTCAGCTGCTGATGGCACAAAACAGCCTTGTACgcatgagaaaacaaaagacaaagaggaaACGAGCCTCGTCGCAGGAGAAAAGGAAGGCGTGAATGAGGGAGATGAAGGCCCATCTGTGGAggtgaaagaggaggagggcaaATATGGAGCAGATTTGAGAGGTAGCAAGGAAAAGCCTATTGCGGTGGAAACCACTGCAGATAGCAGGCCCCCTGGGGATAAATACTCTCCCAAA GAGCTACTTGCACTACTAAAGTGTGTAGAGGCTGATATTGTCAATTATGAGGTTTATCTaaaggaggaagtggagaagaggaagaaatatAAA ATTGATGACCAAAGGAGGACACATAATTATGATGAGTTCATCTGCACCTTTATATCAATGCTGGCACAAGAAG GCATGTTGGCCAGCCTTGTGGAGCAAAACATTTCTGTGCGTCGTCGGCAGGGAGTTAGCATCGGCCGATTACACAAACAAAGGAAGCCTGACCGCAGGAAACGCTCTCGACCTTACAAAGCCAAGCGGCAGTAA
- the cyb561d2 gene encoding transmembrane reductase CYB561D2 isoform X2, translated as MSCLFSWHPFFMTLSFSFFMTEAILLFSPQGSLIRKFPHKTKGQVHWILQSACLCCAILGVTAIIYNKYLNDKPHFTSWHGLLGVITVFVVVWQSLAAVPLIYHSLVKGWSLAKLKRYHAASGLVTYLLGSISLLFGLNSTWFTASVSGYAWYLSALCPALTALVVMNQVTGAYMARKRLQS; from the exons ATGAGTT gtttGTTTTCCTGGCATCCCTTCTTTATGACACTATCA TTTTCCTTCTTCATGACTGAAGCCATACTGCTTTTTTCACCTCAAGGCTCTCTCATTAGGAAGTTTCCACACAAGACCAAAGGTCAAGTTCACTGGATCCTACAGTCAGCCTGCCTATGTTGTGCCATCCTGGGTGTGACAGCCATCATTTACAACAAATACTTGAATGATAAACCCCATTTTACTTCGTGGCACGGCCTGCTTGGTGTGATCACAGTGTTTGTGGTGGTTTGGCAGTCTTTGGCAGCTGTGCCACTCATTTACCACTCGTTGGTCAAAGGTTGGTCCCTCGCCAAGCTCAAACGCTACCACGCAGCATCAGGACTTGTCACTTACCTGCTCGGCAGCATAAGCCTACTCTTTGGCCTAAACTCAACCTGGTTCACTGCTTCGGTCAGTGGATACGCCTGGTACCTGTCAGCACTGTGCCCTGCTCTCACTGCTCTCGTCGTGATGAACCAAGTGACCGGCGCTTACATGGCTAGAAAACGGTTGCAGTCATGA
- the bap1 gene encoding ubiquitin carboxyl-terminal hydrolase BAP1 isoform X2: MNKGWLELESDPGLFTLLVEDFGIKGVQVEEIYDLQSRCQSPVYGFIFLFKWIEERRSRRKVNTLVDETSVIDEEIVNDMFFAHQLIPNSCATHALLSVLLNCSGVELGTTLSRMKAFTKGFSPESKGYAIGNAPELARAHNSHARPEPRHLPEKQNGISAVRTMEAFHFVSYVPIKDRLFELDGLKAYPIDHGPWGEEEEWTDKARRVIMERIGLATAGEPYHDIRFNLMAVVPDRRMKYESKLEILKRNRQTVLEGLQKMIRLTQTELVHDKKEKDSSSPDDSTTTMKKEAEVEPATTQATEQPSSDSVDESGVQAKDGTGNSGNIKIMGKPAAPAGGGPQQVNSSNPIVQRLPAFLDNHNYAKSPMQEEEDLAAGVARSRMPGPPQPSYSDDEDDYEDEEEEVTGSTGTSSRFRRKVSLRSRTGRVGTGMESQIALTVLAEKLKKEAQRKDALNTPISVRTEGRTGGICITSASQPSPTPSNESTDTASEIGSAFNSPLRSPARSQAATRPSSPVASHLSRVLFGEDEMLRLDSRHNRAVRELGPSVSLALLHLQEDGVIFALPPSDSAADGTKQPCTHEKTKDKEETSLVAGEKEGVNEGDEGPSVEVKEEEGKYGADLRGSKEKPIAVETTADSRPPGDKYSPKELLALLKCVEADIVNYEVYLKEEVEKRKKYKIDDQRRTHNYDEFICTFISMLAQEGMLASLVEQNISVRRRQGVSIGRLHKQRKPDRRKRSRPYKAKRQ; encoded by the exons atgaacaAAGGGTGGCTGGAGCTCGAGAGCGATCCAG GGCTGTTCACTTTGCTAGTGGAAGATTTTG GCATCAAAGGTGTCCAAGTGGAGGAAATATATGACCTTCAAAGCAGATGTCAAAG tcCTGTCTATGGGTTCATCTTCTTGTTCAAGTGGATCGAAGAACGTCGATCCAGGAGGAAGGTTAACACTCTGGTGGATGAGACCTCTGTCATTGATGAGGAAATTGTAAATGATATGTTCTTTGCTCATCAG CTGATACCAAATTCCTGCGCTACCCATGCTTTACTGAGTGTGCTTCTGAACTGCAGTGGTGTTGAACTCGGCACAACTCTTAGTCGTATGAAGGCTTTCACAAAAGGCTTTAGTCCAGAG AGTAAAGGTTACGCAATAGGGAATGCCCCGGAGCTTGCCAGAGCACATAACAGTCATGCCAG ACCGGAGCCCAGACACCTGCCTGAGAAACAGAATGGGATCAGTGCTGTGCGGACCATGGAAGCCTTTCACTTTGTTAGTTATGTGCCCATCAAAGACCGCCTCTTTGAACTTGATGGACTCAAAGCCTATCCCATTGACCATG GGCCctggggagaggaggaggaatggacAGATAAAGCTCGGCGGGTTATCATGGAGAGGATTGGGCTGGCTACTGCCGG TGAACCATACCATGACATTCGCTTCAACCTGATGGCAGTGGTGCCTGACCGTAGGATGAAGTATGAGTCCAAACTTGAAATTCTAAAGAGGAACCGACAGACTGTTCTGGAGGGTCTACAGAAG ATGATCCGACTCACTCAGACTGAGCTTGTCCATGACAAGAAGGAGAAGGACTCTTCCTCTCCTGATGATAGTACTACTACAATGAAGAAAGAGGCAGAGGTCGAACCAGCTACAACCCAGGCGACTGAGCAGCCATCTTCAG ATTCAGTGGATGAATCAGGAGTTCAGGCTAAAGATGGCACCGGCAACTCAGGCAACATTAAGATCATGGGCAAACCAGCAGCCCCTGCAGGAGGAGGTCCTCAGCAGGTCAACAGCTCAAACCCCATCGTCCAGCGCCTGCCTGCGTTCCTGGACAACCACAACTACGCCAAGTCTCCAATGCAG gaggaggaggatcttGCTGCTGGAGTTGCGCGCTCTCGAATGCCGGGACCCCCCCAACCCTCATAttcagatgatgaagatgactatgaggacgaggaagaggaagtaacAGGTTCCACAGGCACATCTAGCAG GTTTAGACGTAAGGTCAGTTTGCGTTCGCGAACGGGACGAGTTGGGACTGGAATGGAGAGCCAGATTGCACTCACGGTGTTGGCTGAGAAGCTGAAGAAAGAGGCCCAAAGGAAAGATGCCCTCAACACACCCATTTCTGTACGCACAGAAGGGCGCACTGGGGGCATTTGCATCACATCCGCTTCACAGCCTTCCCCAACTCCCAGCAACGAAAGTACCGACACAGCCTCTGAGATTGGCAGCGCTTTCAATTCCCCGCTGCGTTCACCCGCACGCTCTCAGGCTGCTACGCGCCCATCCAGTCCAGTTGCATCCCATCTGTCTCGTGTGCTGTTTGGAGAAGATGAGATGCTGAGGCTAGACTCCAGGCATAACCGAGCTGTTAGAGAACTGGGTCCCTCTGTCAGCTTAGCCTTGTTACAcctgcaggaggatggagtcATCTTTGCTCTCCCTCCATCTG ATTCAGCTGCTGATGGCACAAAACAGCCTTGTACgcatgagaaaacaaaagacaaagaggaaACGAGCCTCGTCGCAGGAGAAAAGGAAGGCGTGAATGAGGGAGATGAAGGCCCATCTGTGGAggtgaaagaggaggagggcaaATATGGAGCAGATTTGAGAGGTAGCAAGGAAAAGCCTATTGCGGTGGAAACCACTGCAGATAGCAGGCCCCCTGGGGATAAATACTCTCCCAAA GAGCTACTTGCACTACTAAAGTGTGTAGAGGCTGATATTGTCAATTATGAGGTTTATCTaaaggaggaagtggagaagaggaagaaatatAAA ATTGATGACCAAAGGAGGACACATAATTATGATGAGTTCATCTGCACCTTTATATCAATGCTGGCACAAGAAG GCATGTTGGCCAGCCTTGTGGAGCAAAACATTTCTGTGCGTCGTCGGCAGGGAGTTAGCATCGGCCGATTACACAAACAAAGGAAGCCTGACCGCAGGAAACGCTCTCGACCTTACAAAGCCAAGCGGCAGTAA